From a single Fusobacterium pseudoperiodonticum genomic region:
- a CDS encoding metallophosphoesterase: MKRILVLSDSHSYFDKALKIFEKEKPDIVIAAGDGIGDIDDLSYVHPEATYYMVKGNCDFFERSHSEENIFEIEGKKFFLTHGHLYDVKRSLNSIKEMAKKLKANLVIFGHTHKPYIEYYEDEILFNPGATEDGRYGLIILKDGNIQLFHKQLKL, from the coding sequence ATGAAGAGAATTCTAGTCTTATCGGATTCACATTCATATTTTGATAAGGCATTGAAAATTTTTGAAAAAGAAAAACCTGATATAGTTATAGCTGCTGGTGATGGGATAGGGGACATAGATGATCTTAGCTATGTCCATCCAGAAGCTACCTACTATATGGTAAAAGGAAACTGTGATTTTTTTGAAAGAAGTCATAGTGAAGAAAATATTTTTGAAATAGAAGGAAAAAAATTTTTTTTAACTCATGGACATCTTTACGATGTAAAAAGAAGTCTAAATTCTATAAAAGAGATGGCTAAAAAATTAAAAGCTAATCTTGTTATCTTTGGTCACACTCATAAACCATATATAGAATATTATGAAGATGAGATACTTTTTAATCCAGGAGCGACAGAAGATGGAAGATATGGCCTTATTATTTTAAAAGATGGTAATATACAATTGTTTCACAAGCAATTAAAGTTATAA